In Canis lupus familiaris isolate Mischka breed German Shepherd chromosome 5, alternate assembly UU_Cfam_GSD_1.0, whole genome shotgun sequence, a genomic segment contains:
- the CENPT gene encoding centromere protein T isoform X4: MADTYNSDSEPTTRTLLRRVLDTADTRTPRRRRSARIGVQKARLEMPLSSPTKMNVSRRSQRARSIERLARVQTSGHLDEQTPRTLLKNILLTAPESSIMMPEPVVKPVPTPQVVQSSRRKSSQGSLELQLPELEPPTTLALGLLAPGRRKQRLRLSAFQQGVDQGLPLSQEPHGNANASSLTSSLNLTFATPLQPQSVQRPGLARRPPTRRAVDVGAFLQDLRDTSLVSPDPGKQAQLLARKAKNVDAIAMSFPNKSSAISGEDGVDLLQDGIDEEAEERMEENLSVSEVMDTTGTQGSVRTENSKGYREMTEAVETNEPKGSSEDEDISDRRASPELASNTTQSPQARRPQFLEPAPPSSTAVLSSEPLSTRLPPRARAPGSRPRQDPHKTGLSHYVKFFSFCAKMPMEKKAVEMVEKCLDRYFQHLCDDLEAFAAHAGRKTVRPEDLELLMRRQGLVNDQVSLRVLVERHLPLEYRQLLIPCAFSGNSVFPAQ, translated from the exons CTGCGGACACGCGCACCCCACGGCGACGCCGAAGTGCTCGAATTGG TGTCCAGAAAGCCCGACTTGAAATGCCGCTGAGTAGCCCCACAAAGATGAATGTGAGCCGGCGTTCCCAAAGAGCCAGG TCTATTGAGAGATTGGCCCGTGTTCAAACCAGTGGGCATCTGGATGAACAGACACCCCGGACTCTGCTGAAGAACATCCTTCTAACTG CCCCAGAATCTTCCATCATGATGCCAGAGCCTGTGGTGAAGCCAGTACCGACGCCGCAGGTGGTCCAGTCCTCTAGACGGAAAAGCAGTCAGGGCAG CCTGGAGCTGCAACTTCCTGAACTTGAGCCACCCACAACCCTGGCTCTAGGTCTGCTGGCTCCTGgtaggaggaagcagaggctgagATTGTCAGCGTTTCAGCAAGGAGTGGACCAGGGGCTGCCTCTCTCCCAAG AGCCTCATGGGAATGCCAATGCCTCCTCCCTTACCAG ctCCCTCAATTTGACCTTTGCCACACCTCTCCAGCCACAGTCAGTGCAGAGGCCTGGTTTGGCTCGCAGACCTCCTACCCGCCGAGCTGTAGATGTGGGTGCATTTTTGCAGGATCTGCGAGATACTTCCTTGGTTTCTCCAG ACCCTGGAAAACAAGCCCAACTTCTGGCAAGAAAGGCAAAGAATGTTGATGCCATTGCTATGAGCTTCCCAAACAAGAGCAGTGCAATCTCTGGAGAAGATGGAGTAGACCTTTTACAGGATGGAATTgatgaggaggcagaggaaaggaTGGAGGAAAATTTGAGTGTGAGCGAAGTAATGGACACAACAGGAACACAAGGATCTGTCAGGACAGAAAATTCTAAGGGATATAGAGAAATGACAGAAGCTGTTGAGACTAATGAGCCAAAAGGATCTTCAGAAGATGAGGATATCTCTGATAGAAGAG CAAGTCCAGAGTTGGCTTCCAACACCACTCAGTCTCCTCAGGCCAGGCGACCTCAGTTTCTTGAGCCAGCCCCACCGTCTAGCACTGCAGT CTTATCTTCAGAGCCTCTGTCGACCAGGCTTCCTCCCAGAGCCCGAGCCCCTGGCTCCAGACCCCGTCAAGATCCCCACAAGACTGGACTGAGCCACTATGTGAAATTCTTTAGCTTCTGTGCTAAGATGCCCATGGAGAAGAAGGCTGTTGAGATGGTGGAGAAATG CCTGGACAGGTATTTCCAGCATCTTTGTGACGACCTGGAGGCATTTGCTGCTCATGCTGGCCGTAAGACTGTGAGGCCAGAGGACCTAGAACTGCTGATGCGACG GCAGGGCCTGGTCAACGACCAAGTCTCTCTGCGTGTGCTTGTGGAGCGGCACCTGCCCCTGGAGTACCGGCAGCTGCTCATCCCTTGTGCATTCAGTGGCAACTCTGTCTTCCCTGCCCAGTAG
- the CENPT gene encoding centromere protein T isoform X3: MPLSSPTKMNVSRRSQRARSIERLARVQTSGHLDEQTPRTLLKNILLTAPESSIMMPEPVVKPVPTPQVVQSSRRKSSQGSLELQLPELEPPTTLALGLLAPGRRKQRLRLSAFQQGVDQGLPLSQEPHGNANASSLTSSLNLTFATPLQPQSVQRPGLARRPPTRRAVDVGAFLQDLRDTSLVSPGDSLRTPVATLPTDTVLEDTQPFSQPLVGRSPSVYHSLPCLSHTEAEDAERAVSHRTQSSGPKLQNYNPGKQAQLLARKAKNVDAIAMSFPNKSSAISGEDGVDLLQDGIDEEAEERMEENLSVSEVMDTTGTQGSVRTENSKGYREMTEAVETNEPKGSSEDEDISDRRASPELASNTTQSPQARRPQFLEPAPPSSTAVLSSEPLSTRLPPRARAPGSRPRQDPHKTGLSHYVKFFSFCAKMPMEKKAVEMVEKCLDRYFQHLCDDLEAFAAHAGRKTVRPEDLELLMRRQGLVNDQVSLRVLVERHLPLEYRQLLIPCAFSGNSVFPAQ, from the exons ATGCCGCTGAGTAGCCCCACAAAGATGAATGTGAGCCGGCGTTCCCAAAGAGCCAGG TCTATTGAGAGATTGGCCCGTGTTCAAACCAGTGGGCATCTGGATGAACAGACACCCCGGACTCTGCTGAAGAACATCCTTCTAACTG CCCCAGAATCTTCCATCATGATGCCAGAGCCTGTGGTGAAGCCAGTACCGACGCCGCAGGTGGTCCAGTCCTCTAGACGGAAAAGCAGTCAGGGCAG CCTGGAGCTGCAACTTCCTGAACTTGAGCCACCCACAACCCTGGCTCTAGGTCTGCTGGCTCCTGgtaggaggaagcagaggctgagATTGTCAGCGTTTCAGCAAGGAGTGGACCAGGGGCTGCCTCTCTCCCAAG AGCCTCATGGGAATGCCAATGCCTCCTCCCTTACCAG ctCCCTCAATTTGACCTTTGCCACACCTCTCCAGCCACAGTCAGTGCAGAGGCCTGGTTTGGCTCGCAGACCTCCTACCCGCCGAGCTGTAGATGTGGGTGCATTTTTGCAGGATCTGCGAGATACTTCCTTGGTTTCTCCAG GTGACAGCCTGAGAACCCCTGTTGCTACCCTGCCAACGGATACCGTGTTGGAGGACACTCAGCCCTTCTCTCAGCCCTTGGTTGGCCGTTCCCCCAGTGTATACCACTCCCTGCCCTGTCTCTCTCATACTGAGGCTGAAGATGCTGAGAGAGCTGTCAGTCACAGGACACAGAGCAGTGGACCTAAGTTGCAGAACTACA ACCCTGGAAAACAAGCCCAACTTCTGGCAAGAAAGGCAAAGAATGTTGATGCCATTGCTATGAGCTTCCCAAACAAGAGCAGTGCAATCTCTGGAGAAGATGGAGTAGACCTTTTACAGGATGGAATTgatgaggaggcagaggaaaggaTGGAGGAAAATTTGAGTGTGAGCGAAGTAATGGACACAACAGGAACACAAGGATCTGTCAGGACAGAAAATTCTAAGGGATATAGAGAAATGACAGAAGCTGTTGAGACTAATGAGCCAAAAGGATCTTCAGAAGATGAGGATATCTCTGATAGAAGAG CAAGTCCAGAGTTGGCTTCCAACACCACTCAGTCTCCTCAGGCCAGGCGACCTCAGTTTCTTGAGCCAGCCCCACCGTCTAGCACTGCAGT CTTATCTTCAGAGCCTCTGTCGACCAGGCTTCCTCCCAGAGCCCGAGCCCCTGGCTCCAGACCCCGTCAAGATCCCCACAAGACTGGACTGAGCCACTATGTGAAATTCTTTAGCTTCTGTGCTAAGATGCCCATGGAGAAGAAGGCTGTTGAGATGGTGGAGAAATG CCTGGACAGGTATTTCCAGCATCTTTGTGACGACCTGGAGGCATTTGCTGCTCATGCTGGCCGTAAGACTGTGAGGCCAGAGGACCTAGAACTGCTGATGCGACG GCAGGGCCTGGTCAACGACCAAGTCTCTCTGCGTGTGCTTGTGGAGCGGCACCTGCCCCTGGAGTACCGGCAGCTGCTCATCCCTTGTGCATTCAGTGGCAACTCTGTCTTCCCTGCCCAGTAG
- the CENPT gene encoding centromere protein T isoform X1, with the protein MADTYNSDSEPTTRTLLRRVLDTADTRTPRRRRSARIGVQKARLEMPLSSPTKMNVSRRSQRARSIERLARVQTSGHLDEQTPRTLLKNILLTAPESSIMMPEPVVKPVPTPQVVQSSRRKSSQGSLELQLPELEPPTTLALGLLAPGRRKQRLRLSAFQQGVDQGLPLSQEPHGNANASSLTSSLNLTFATPLQPQSVQRPGLARRPPTRRAVDVGAFLQDLRDTSLVSPGDSLRTPVATLPTDTVLEDTQPFSQPLVGRSPSVYHSLPCLSHTEAEDAERAVSHRTQSSGPKLQNYNPGKQAQLLARKAKNVDAIAMSFPNKSSAISGEDGVDLLQDGIDEEAEERMEENLSVSEVMDTTGTQGSVRTENSKGYREMTEAVETNEPKGSSEDEDISDRRASPELASNTTQSPQARRPQFLEPAPPSSTAVLSSEPLSTRLPPRARAPGSRPRQDPHKTGLSHYVKFFSFCAKMPMEKKAVEMVEKCLDRYFQHLCDDLEAFAAHAGRKTVRPEDLELLMRRQGLVNDQVSLRVLVERHLPLEYRQLLIPCAFSGNSVFPAQ; encoded by the exons CTGCGGACACGCGCACCCCACGGCGACGCCGAAGTGCTCGAATTGG TGTCCAGAAAGCCCGACTTGAAATGCCGCTGAGTAGCCCCACAAAGATGAATGTGAGCCGGCGTTCCCAAAGAGCCAGG TCTATTGAGAGATTGGCCCGTGTTCAAACCAGTGGGCATCTGGATGAACAGACACCCCGGACTCTGCTGAAGAACATCCTTCTAACTG CCCCAGAATCTTCCATCATGATGCCAGAGCCTGTGGTGAAGCCAGTACCGACGCCGCAGGTGGTCCAGTCCTCTAGACGGAAAAGCAGTCAGGGCAG CCTGGAGCTGCAACTTCCTGAACTTGAGCCACCCACAACCCTGGCTCTAGGTCTGCTGGCTCCTGgtaggaggaagcagaggctgagATTGTCAGCGTTTCAGCAAGGAGTGGACCAGGGGCTGCCTCTCTCCCAAG AGCCTCATGGGAATGCCAATGCCTCCTCCCTTACCAG ctCCCTCAATTTGACCTTTGCCACACCTCTCCAGCCACAGTCAGTGCAGAGGCCTGGTTTGGCTCGCAGACCTCCTACCCGCCGAGCTGTAGATGTGGGTGCATTTTTGCAGGATCTGCGAGATACTTCCTTGGTTTCTCCAG GTGACAGCCTGAGAACCCCTGTTGCTACCCTGCCAACGGATACCGTGTTGGAGGACACTCAGCCCTTCTCTCAGCCCTTGGTTGGCCGTTCCCCCAGTGTATACCACTCCCTGCCCTGTCTCTCTCATACTGAGGCTGAAGATGCTGAGAGAGCTGTCAGTCACAGGACACAGAGCAGTGGACCTAAGTTGCAGAACTACA ACCCTGGAAAACAAGCCCAACTTCTGGCAAGAAAGGCAAAGAATGTTGATGCCATTGCTATGAGCTTCCCAAACAAGAGCAGTGCAATCTCTGGAGAAGATGGAGTAGACCTTTTACAGGATGGAATTgatgaggaggcagaggaaaggaTGGAGGAAAATTTGAGTGTGAGCGAAGTAATGGACACAACAGGAACACAAGGATCTGTCAGGACAGAAAATTCTAAGGGATATAGAGAAATGACAGAAGCTGTTGAGACTAATGAGCCAAAAGGATCTTCAGAAGATGAGGATATCTCTGATAGAAGAG CAAGTCCAGAGTTGGCTTCCAACACCACTCAGTCTCCTCAGGCCAGGCGACCTCAGTTTCTTGAGCCAGCCCCACCGTCTAGCACTGCAGT CTTATCTTCAGAGCCTCTGTCGACCAGGCTTCCTCCCAGAGCCCGAGCCCCTGGCTCCAGACCCCGTCAAGATCCCCACAAGACTGGACTGAGCCACTATGTGAAATTCTTTAGCTTCTGTGCTAAGATGCCCATGGAGAAGAAGGCTGTTGAGATGGTGGAGAAATG CCTGGACAGGTATTTCCAGCATCTTTGTGACGACCTGGAGGCATTTGCTGCTCATGCTGGCCGTAAGACTGTGAGGCCAGAGGACCTAGAACTGCTGATGCGACG GCAGGGCCTGGTCAACGACCAAGTCTCTCTGCGTGTGCTTGTGGAGCGGCACCTGCCCCTGGAGTACCGGCAGCTGCTCATCCCTTGTGCATTCAGTGGCAACTCTGTCTTCCCTGCCCAGTAG
- the CENPT gene encoding centromere protein T isoform X2 — protein MHVQKARLEMPLSSPTKMNVSRRSQRARSIERLARVQTSGHLDEQTPRTLLKNILLTAPESSIMMPEPVVKPVPTPQVVQSSRRKSSQGSLELQLPELEPPTTLALGLLAPGRRKQRLRLSAFQQGVDQGLPLSQEPHGNANASSLTSSLNLTFATPLQPQSVQRPGLARRPPTRRAVDVGAFLQDLRDTSLVSPGDSLRTPVATLPTDTVLEDTQPFSQPLVGRSPSVYHSLPCLSHTEAEDAERAVSHRTQSSGPKLQNYNPGKQAQLLARKAKNVDAIAMSFPNKSSAISGEDGVDLLQDGIDEEAEERMEENLSVSEVMDTTGTQGSVRTENSKGYREMTEAVETNEPKGSSEDEDISDRRASPELASNTTQSPQARRPQFLEPAPPSSTAVLSSEPLSTRLPPRARAPGSRPRQDPHKTGLSHYVKFFSFCAKMPMEKKAVEMVEKCLDRYFQHLCDDLEAFAAHAGRKTVRPEDLELLMRRQGLVNDQVSLRVLVERHLPLEYRQLLIPCAFSGNSVFPAQ, from the exons ATGCA TGTCCAGAAAGCCCGACTTGAAATGCCGCTGAGTAGCCCCACAAAGATGAATGTGAGCCGGCGTTCCCAAAGAGCCAGG TCTATTGAGAGATTGGCCCGTGTTCAAACCAGTGGGCATCTGGATGAACAGACACCCCGGACTCTGCTGAAGAACATCCTTCTAACTG CCCCAGAATCTTCCATCATGATGCCAGAGCCTGTGGTGAAGCCAGTACCGACGCCGCAGGTGGTCCAGTCCTCTAGACGGAAAAGCAGTCAGGGCAG CCTGGAGCTGCAACTTCCTGAACTTGAGCCACCCACAACCCTGGCTCTAGGTCTGCTGGCTCCTGgtaggaggaagcagaggctgagATTGTCAGCGTTTCAGCAAGGAGTGGACCAGGGGCTGCCTCTCTCCCAAG AGCCTCATGGGAATGCCAATGCCTCCTCCCTTACCAG ctCCCTCAATTTGACCTTTGCCACACCTCTCCAGCCACAGTCAGTGCAGAGGCCTGGTTTGGCTCGCAGACCTCCTACCCGCCGAGCTGTAGATGTGGGTGCATTTTTGCAGGATCTGCGAGATACTTCCTTGGTTTCTCCAG GTGACAGCCTGAGAACCCCTGTTGCTACCCTGCCAACGGATACCGTGTTGGAGGACACTCAGCCCTTCTCTCAGCCCTTGGTTGGCCGTTCCCCCAGTGTATACCACTCCCTGCCCTGTCTCTCTCATACTGAGGCTGAAGATGCTGAGAGAGCTGTCAGTCACAGGACACAGAGCAGTGGACCTAAGTTGCAGAACTACA ACCCTGGAAAACAAGCCCAACTTCTGGCAAGAAAGGCAAAGAATGTTGATGCCATTGCTATGAGCTTCCCAAACAAGAGCAGTGCAATCTCTGGAGAAGATGGAGTAGACCTTTTACAGGATGGAATTgatgaggaggcagaggaaaggaTGGAGGAAAATTTGAGTGTGAGCGAAGTAATGGACACAACAGGAACACAAGGATCTGTCAGGACAGAAAATTCTAAGGGATATAGAGAAATGACAGAAGCTGTTGAGACTAATGAGCCAAAAGGATCTTCAGAAGATGAGGATATCTCTGATAGAAGAG CAAGTCCAGAGTTGGCTTCCAACACCACTCAGTCTCCTCAGGCCAGGCGACCTCAGTTTCTTGAGCCAGCCCCACCGTCTAGCACTGCAGT CTTATCTTCAGAGCCTCTGTCGACCAGGCTTCCTCCCAGAGCCCGAGCCCCTGGCTCCAGACCCCGTCAAGATCCCCACAAGACTGGACTGAGCCACTATGTGAAATTCTTTAGCTTCTGTGCTAAGATGCCCATGGAGAAGAAGGCTGTTGAGATGGTGGAGAAATG CCTGGACAGGTATTTCCAGCATCTTTGTGACGACCTGGAGGCATTTGCTGCTCATGCTGGCCGTAAGACTGTGAGGCCAGAGGACCTAGAACTGCTGATGCGACG GCAGGGCCTGGTCAACGACCAAGTCTCTCTGCGTGTGCTTGTGGAGCGGCACCTGCCCCTGGAGTACCGGCAGCTGCTCATCCCTTGTGCATTCAGTGGCAACTCTGTCTTCCCTGCCCAGTAG